Sequence from the Streptomyces peucetius genome:
GCTCACCCTGGTCAGCGGCAGCGGCGGCGAGCTCTCCGAGGCACTGGTCCGCTCCCCGGAGATCGGCTGCGTCTCCTTCGTCGGCGGCCGCGACACCGGCGCGCGGATCGCCACCGCCGTCGCCGACCTCGGCAAGCGCCACATCCTCGAACAGGAAGGCCTCAACACCTGGGGCGTCTGGAACTACACCGACTGGCCCGCGCTCACCGCCGCCGTCCCGAAACTCTTCGACTACGGCAAGCAGCGCTGCACGGCCTACCCCCGGTTCGTCGTCCAGCGCGAGGCGTTCGCCGACTTCCTCGCCGCCTACCTGCCCGCCGTACGCTCGATCCGCACCGGCCACCCCCTCGCCGTCGAACACCCCGACGACCCGCTGCCCGCCCTCGACTTCGGGCCGCTCATCAACGCGGCCAAGGCCAAGGAACTGGCCGACCAGGTCGCGGAGGCGATCGACCGCGGAGCCGTCCCCCTGCACCGGGGCTCCCTCGCCGGCGGCCACTTCCTCCCCGGCCAGGACACCTCCGCCTACCTCCCCCCGGTCACCCTGCTGAACCCGCCCCCGTCCTCACCGCTGCACCACGCCGAACCCTTCGGCCCGGTCGACACGATCGTCCTCGTCGACACGGAGGCGGAACTCCTCGCCGCGATGAACGCCTCGGGCGGTGCGCTCGTCGCCACCCTCTCCACCGACGACCCGGCGGCCTTCCAGCGCCTCGCCCCGCAGATCCGCGCCTTCAAGACCGGCCACAACGAGCCCCGTTCGCGCGGCGACCGCGACGAGCTCTTCGGCGGCTTCGGCGCGTCGTGGCGCGGCGCGTTCGTCGGCGGCGAACTGCTGGTGCGGGCGGTGACCGAGGGCCCGGCGGGGGAGCGGCTGCCGGGCAACTTCCCCGAGTACCAGCTCAACGCCTGACCACCGGCCGGACCCGCAGCGGCCTTGGGCCGTTTGCCCACACCGTTGTCGTGTCCGCCGCCGTGCGCTGCATGCGGCGACCTGCGACAACGGTGCGGAAGGAGTCGGCCCCGCGCTCCTACCGGGTGACGGCCAGGTGTCGGTCTGTCCCGTTGTGGTGATCACTAACTGTCGGCTGCCTCGTGCGAGCAGCACCGCACAGGCACCGCGCAGACAGGCCGGACACAGCACCACTGGAGGAATTCATGCGTATCGCACGTGCCGGTCTCCCGGCCGCCCTGGTCCTCGGCGCTCTCGTCCTGTCCTTCCCGGCAGCCGCGGCCGCCGCAGAGGACGACGGGAGCATCAGCATCAGCGAGCAGCGGGTGGCGCCGGGGGCCACGGTCACCGTCACCACCACCGCCTGCGGCGACGAGACCTACGGCAAGGGAGAGTCGGAGGCCGGCGGGCCGTTCCACCTGCTGGAGGGCGACCGGAAGGGTGTACTGGTGGGCGAGTTCCGGGTCCCTGACGACGCCGAGTCCGGCAGCGACACCGTCACCCTGAAGTGCCCTCCGAGGACCAAGGTCACCGGCACATACCAGATCTCCGGCCGCCCCAGCGGCGCGGTCGAAGCGGGCTTCGGCGACGCGACGGGCCGGACGGCCCAGTTCGCGCTGGGCGGTGTGCTGCTCACCGGAGCGGTCGCCGGCGCGGTGGCCCGGACGCGGCGGCGTACGGGCGGCGTCGCCGCCTGAACCTCGTCCCCCTCCCGCGGCCCCCGGCCCCCTGCCACCGATGCGGTGGCCGGGGGCCGCGGGGGCGCCCCGTCCCCTGCCGCCCCCGTCCCCTCCGCCGAACAAAGGCCCGCCACGATGGAGAACGGTCCCCGGCCGAGGACCACCGGAGAACCGGCGTCCTGGCTTCCCTCGTTCAAGGCGCTCGCCTGCGCGGCGATCGCGGGCATCCTGCTCCTGGCCGTCGCAGTGCGGGAGGACCACCCGCCGCAGCCCTCGTCCGCCCAGGCCCGGTCCTCCTCCGCCCTGCCCGCGCCGCACGCCGCGCCGGTGCGCACCGTGGTCCGGCCGCTGCCCGAGTCGGATCCCGTCCGGCTGATGATCCCCGCGATCGGGGTGAACGCCCCCATGACGCGACTGGAACTGGACGACACCGGTGCGCTGCTCCCACCGCCCGCCGACGAACCCGGCCTGGCCGGCTGGTACGGCGCCGGTACGGCACCCGGCGCGGTGGGGACGGCCGTTGCCGCCGGGCACGTGGACACCCCCATGGGGCCCGGTGTCTTCTACCGGCTCGGGGCGCTCACCAAGGGGGACACCGTCGAGGTCGTGAGGGAGGACGGACGAACGGCGGTCTTCTCGGTCG
This genomic interval carries:
- a CDS encoding aldehyde dehydrogenase family protein codes for the protein MAPTLTLKPGTAWTDAWQRCLAAAPEAFQGDRVLNLWAGRWHADGRALPATSPVDQSPVAGPPRLDAATARQAVRASLDQHRAWRHIPLPERRARVGATLDALTEHRELLALLLVWEIGKPWRLAQADVDRAIDGVRWYVEGIEPMLEGRSPLPGPVSDIASWNYPMSVLVHAMLVQALAGNAVIAKAPTDGGVACLTLACALAAREGVPLTLVSGSGGELSEALVRSPEIGCVSFVGGRDTGARIATAVADLGKRHILEQEGLNTWGVWNYTDWPALTAAVPKLFDYGKQRCTAYPRFVVQREAFADFLAAYLPAVRSIRTGHPLAVEHPDDPLPALDFGPLINAAKAKELADQVAEAIDRGAVPLHRGSLAGGHFLPGQDTSAYLPPVTLLNPPPSSPLHHAEPFGPVDTIVLVDTEAELLAAMNASGGALVATLSTDDPAAFQRLAPQIRAFKTGHNEPRSRGDRDELFGGFGASWRGAFVGGELLVRAVTEGPAGERLPGNFPEYQLNA
- a CDS encoding sortase, producing the protein MRIARAGLPAALVLGALVLSFPAAAAAAEDDGSISISEQRVAPGATVTVTTTACGDETYGKGESEAGGPFHLLEGDRKGVLVGEFRVPDDAESGSDTVTLKCPPRTKVTGTYQISGRPSGAVEAGFGDATGRTAQFALGGVLLTGAVAGAVARTRRRTGGVAA
- a CDS encoding class F sortase, yielding MENGPRPRTTGEPASWLPSFKALACAAIAGILLLAVAVREDHPPQPSSAQARSSSALPAPHAAPVRTVVRPLPESDPVRLMIPAIGVNAPMTRLELDDTGALLPPPADEPGLAGWYGAGTAPGAVGTAVAAGHVDTPMGPGVFYRLGALTKGDTVEVVREDGRTAVFSVDAVEVHDKSDFPDDQVYGDSDRPELRVITCGGDYSSSTGYQGNVVVYATLSAVR